A section of the Myxococcus virescens genome encodes:
- a CDS encoding transposase, whose protein sequence is MRGRPKQQTTLFSLRTPGDRVPAGHPLRRVKDMADAALAALSPTFDEMYSGTGRPSIPPEHLLKSCLLMAFYSVRSERLFCE, encoded by the coding sequence ATGCGCGGACGGCCCAAGCAACAGACGACACTGTTCAGCCTGCGGACGCCGGGAGACCGGGTGCCCGCAGGCCATCCGCTGCGCAGGGTGAAGGACATGGCGGACGCCGCGCTGGCGGCGCTCTCGCCGACGTTCGATGAGATGTACAGCGGCACCGGGCGGCCGAGCATTCCGCCGGAGCATTTGCTGAAGTCCTGTCTCCTGATGGCGTTCTACTCGGTGCGAAGCGAGCGGCTCTTCTGCGAGC
- a CDS encoding DHA2 family efflux MFS transporter permease subunit, translated as MRGFGLALQRLPSPMHSAAEPTVPRFWPFMFTLFVGSFMSVLSSSTITIAIPELQRHFGAELSSVQWTLTGFMLAMGTSAPLTGYLGGRFSFKWVYVASLVGFLVASVLCGVSWDTRALVAFRFVQGAFCGAIMPVTMTLIYQLLPRERQALAASLWTLSSMLAPAFGPTLAGWLMTLGNWRWLFFMNVPLGLAAVAMAVRTVPYYRLEVPKAFDFPGLLTVITGTLALLIALSQGRAWGWTDAKTVSLAVLGTVSLVSFVVRQLKTHAPLLDLRVLANGRYVVTLLISSIITISLYSGAFLIPLFLQEIQGVTPLKTGLILLPASLAMALLMPLVGRMYGTLGPSTLMTAGVLLIAGGTYALSRLTPDVSHTYVLMWMLVRNVGISLSIMPASNAGMEQLSRELSGHASSISNWLRNVFGAFSIAIFTSLLSTFAAREAQVLAREGVTERRDIELLSFVMGINQVYLVATVIALVAVPLSLMVRKHVSGLEASRGAR; from the coding sequence ATGAGGGGCTTCGGTCTCGCGCTCCAGCGCCTGCCGTCGCCCATGCACTCCGCCGCCGAGCCGACAGTCCCCCGCTTCTGGCCGTTCATGTTCACCCTGTTTGTCGGGTCGTTCATGTCGGTGCTGAGCTCCAGCACGATCACCATCGCCATTCCCGAACTCCAGCGGCACTTCGGGGCGGAGCTGTCCTCCGTGCAGTGGACCCTGACGGGCTTCATGCTCGCCATGGGAACGAGCGCCCCGCTCACCGGCTATCTGGGCGGACGCTTCAGCTTCAAGTGGGTGTACGTGGCCAGCCTGGTGGGCTTCCTCGTGGCCTCCGTGCTGTGTGGGGTGTCCTGGGATACGCGCGCGCTGGTGGCCTTCCGGTTCGTCCAGGGCGCGTTCTGTGGCGCCATCATGCCGGTGACGATGACGCTCATCTACCAGCTGCTGCCGCGTGAACGGCAGGCGCTGGCCGCGAGCCTCTGGACGCTGTCCTCGATGCTCGCTCCCGCCTTCGGGCCCACGCTGGCGGGCTGGCTGATGACGCTGGGCAACTGGCGGTGGTTGTTCTTCATGAACGTGCCGCTGGGCCTCGCCGCCGTGGCGATGGCGGTGCGGACCGTTCCCTACTACCGCCTGGAGGTCCCGAAGGCGTTCGACTTCCCCGGGCTGCTCACCGTCATCACCGGAACGCTGGCGCTGCTGATCGCCTTGAGTCAGGGGCGGGCCTGGGGATGGACGGATGCGAAGACCGTGTCGCTGGCCGTGCTGGGGACGGTGTCACTCGTCTCCTTCGTCGTCCGGCAATTGAAGACGCATGCGCCGCTGCTGGACCTGCGGGTGCTGGCCAACGGCCGCTACGTGGTGACGTTGCTCATCTCGAGCATCATCACCATCAGCCTCTATTCGGGCGCGTTCCTCATCCCGTTGTTCCTTCAGGAAATCCAGGGCGTGACGCCGCTGAAGACGGGGTTGATTCTGCTCCCGGCCTCCCTTGCCATGGCGCTCCTGATGCCCCTGGTCGGGCGCATGTACGGCACGCTCGGGCCGAGCACGCTCATGACGGCGGGCGTCCTGTTGATTGCGGGCGGCACGTACGCCTTGAGCCGCCTGACGCCGGACGTCTCCCACACCTACGTGCTGATGTGGATGCTGGTCCGGAACGTGGGCATCTCGCTCTCCATCATGCCGGCCAGCAACGCGGGCATGGAGCAGCTCTCCCGGGAGCTGAGTGGCCACGCCTCGTCCATCAGCAACTGGCTGCGAAACGTGTTCGGGGCCTTCTCGATTGCCATCTTCACGTCGCTCCTCTCCACCTTCGCGGCCCGGGAGGCGCAGGTGCTCGCGCGGGAGGGGGTGACGGAGCGTCGTGACATCGAGCTGCTCTCATTCGTGATGGGCATCAACCAGGTGTACCTGGTGGCGACTGTCATCGCCCTGGTGGCCGTGCCCTTGAGCCTGATGGTCCGCAAGCACGTGAGCGGACTGGAAGCATCCCGGGGCGCCCGCTAG
- a CDS encoding CPBP family intramembrane glutamic endopeptidase produces the protein MSNVYLEQASRGRNQPWRYVLTAVLIGLAVVLFNVPYSAFLFLVASRSGDADFRFDPVAGVVEGVPFPAFAVGMLSFAVVIAALALGVRAVHKRPFSSLLGQEGGFRVRPFLKAAAGAFGVLSVAAGVNVLMDRESFTLNFDASRFFVALGLVLVLTPIQAAAEELLYRGWLMQGVYRLLPRPWVAVAVSSLLFWAAHLPNPEASGTPGWSAAYYLTVGILLAWVTLRTGRLEAAMGLHAGMNLCAFLVTAPATVMFRPASLFIDVQPNSMRDVAFIALLAVGTVLMVRRGDDRPFTERLSAQ, from the coding sequence ATGTCCAATGTCTATCTGGAGCAGGCGTCGCGCGGGCGGAATCAGCCATGGCGGTATGTGCTGACAGCAGTCCTGATCGGGCTGGCCGTCGTGCTCTTCAACGTGCCGTATTCGGCGTTCCTGTTCCTGGTGGCGAGCCGCTCGGGGGACGCGGACTTCCGGTTCGACCCGGTGGCGGGCGTCGTGGAGGGAGTGCCGTTTCCGGCGTTCGCGGTGGGCATGCTGTCGTTCGCGGTGGTCATCGCTGCGCTGGCGCTCGGTGTCCGCGCCGTGCACAAGAGGCCCTTCTCGAGTCTTCTGGGGCAGGAGGGGGGCTTCCGCGTCCGTCCCTTCCTGAAGGCGGCGGCCGGTGCGTTTGGTGTGCTCAGCGTGGCAGCGGGTGTGAATGTCCTGATGGACCGCGAGTCCTTCACCCTGAACTTCGACGCGTCGCGCTTCTTCGTGGCCCTGGGGCTCGTGCTGGTCCTCACGCCCATCCAAGCCGCGGCGGAAGAGCTGCTCTACCGTGGGTGGCTCATGCAGGGCGTCTACCGGCTCCTGCCTCGGCCGTGGGTGGCCGTGGCGGTGAGCAGCCTGCTGTTCTGGGCCGCGCATCTGCCCAACCCCGAGGCTTCGGGAACGCCGGGGTGGTCGGCGGCCTACTACCTCACGGTGGGCATCCTCCTGGCCTGGGTGACGCTCCGGACAGGACGGCTGGAGGCGGCCATGGGACTCCACGCGGGCATGAACCTGTGTGCCTTTCTCGTCACGGCTCCAGCGACGGTCATGTTCCGGCCCGCCAGCCTCTTCATCGACGTCCAGCCGAATTCCATGCGTGACGTTGCTTTCATTGCCTTGCTGGCGGTGGGGACCGTCCTGATGGTCCGCCGTGGCGATGACAGGCCATTCACGGAGCGGCTGTCTGCGCAATAG
- a CDS encoding RNA polymerase sigma factor, protein MTPRAPLDEEALRAAVVSGDAAAREDAMRHLYEALSGKLYVLCHGITRDPSDAQDAVQETFLSIQRALPQFRGDAQLSTWAYRIAVRAAVAAKTRRERHRGDAVDIEMADPRAGIEETFETRERRRRLEVAMKTLSLEHRTVLSLFAVEGLSHAQIASVLGIPEGTAWSRLHLARKRLAAALESTAP, encoded by the coding sequence GTGACGCCGCGCGCGCCATTGGATGAAGAGGCCCTCCGGGCCGCCGTGGTGTCGGGCGACGCCGCCGCGCGAGAGGATGCCATGCGCCACCTGTATGAGGCGCTCAGCGGGAAGCTGTACGTGCTCTGCCATGGAATCACCCGGGACCCGAGTGACGCCCAGGACGCCGTCCAGGAGACGTTCCTCTCGATTCAGCGGGCCCTGCCGCAGTTCCGGGGGGATGCGCAGCTGTCGACGTGGGCGTATCGCATCGCGGTGCGGGCCGCCGTGGCCGCGAAGACGCGGCGCGAGCGTCACCGTGGCGACGCGGTCGACATCGAGATGGCGGACCCTCGGGCGGGTATCGAGGAGACCTTCGAGACGCGGGAGCGGAGGCGCAGACTCGAGGTGGCGATGAAGACACTCTCGCTGGAGCACCGCACCGTGCTGTCGCTCTTCGCCGTGGAAGGCCTGTCACACGCCCAGATTGCCAGCGTCCTCGGGATTCCCGAGGGCACCGCGTGGTCGCGCTTGCACCTGGCTCGCAAGCGGCTGGCGGCGGCGCTCGAATCCACCGCCCCATAG
- a CDS encoding type II toxin-antitoxin system PemK/MazF family toxin, with product MPPERINRGDVFWVAPDDSRGPVPGYSHPHVVVQDDVFNHSRITTVVVCALTSNLHRASEPGNVLLEVGEGNLPKQSVVVVSQVSSVDKARLGERIGALSDARVDQILAGLRFQQVSFFTRP from the coding sequence ATGCCCCCCGAACGAATCAACCGCGGTGATGTGTTCTGGGTGGCGCCCGACGACTCACGGGGCCCGGTCCCCGGCTATTCGCACCCCCACGTGGTGGTCCAGGACGACGTCTTCAATCACTCGCGCATCACGACGGTGGTCGTGTGTGCGCTGACGTCGAACCTGCACCGGGCCAGCGAGCCGGGGAACGTGCTGCTCGAAGTGGGAGAGGGAAACCTCCCCAAGCAGAGCGTCGTCGTCGTGTCGCAGGTGTCCTCGGTCGACAAGGCGCGTCTGGGAGAGCGAATCGGGGCGCTGTCGGACGCGCGGGTGGACCAGATTCTTGCCGGCCTGCGCTTCCAGCAGGTGTCGTTCTTCACGAGGCCGTGA